ACTTGGCCCATAATTGGCTCCGCCATTACCAAACCCTATCACAACACGGTAATCTACTTCATGATCGCCATAATAATCCAGGTACCATTTTTGGTCGAATGTTGCTACAGAGTGATCAAATAAGCTTGTAGCATCCTTATAATTTGTCTCATGGTCTTTAAAGAATTTTTCAAATGCCGCTACTTTGTAAAAATCATTAAGTAATGCTACAAATTGTATAGCGTCCTTTTCGTCCCATTTCCCTTTTAATGTATTTCCCGACTGTTTTATTATGGAAAACTTATTGTTTTTTAATTCTAAAGCTACCGCCAGAAACATTACTTTGGAAAAGCCCATTCCTTTTTCCGTATGGAGTTTTTTGGCAAAGCTAACTACTGTATGGCTCCTGTATGCTCCAAAATAATCCTCAATATCCTTTACGTAATTCTTATCCAATTTCATGTTATACTCCGGATTTCCTGCAAGCCGGAATACAATACTAAGCAGCTCAACCCGCTGATCTACAGTAGAAATCACATTTCCCTTTGCCACGCCTGCTGCACTGGCAAACACCATCAATAACGCAATCATTAACTTCATAAAGGCATTTTTTAATTGTTAAAAGTCAAAAGAGTTATGAAATGCTTTTTCATTCCAACGCTGCCTTTCTACAATATCAGTTTTATTTGGGTTGTTGAAACTTAAGTAATGCTTCAGGTCCCTGGATAATTACCATACCTATTATAATAGCAAATACAGTTATTACATACCCTACAAACCCTATAAACGCAAACAATAAAACTTTCAAAATAATATCCCTTAGACTTCTTTCGTGGTAAAATCCCTTGTAGAACCAAACCATAATAAATGGGATAGCAAACATAGAAATTCCTATGAGATATGCAAAAACACTACTGTCGTGCCTAAAAACATACAAAAATGGATATAAAAGAACAACTGTAATAATAGTATAATAGCATTGAAAAAAGGCATTCATTATCACATGTTCATAATAGTTTTGCCCCCACTTTCGGAATAGTAATTTTGTAAAAACTGAAATAACCGGAATTAAGAATACCATTATGGCCGCACTGTAACTCGACACAAAAGACATCAGATTCGTTAATGGAGTATACGAGAGTTTTTGTTGCGTGTAGTAATCCTGCATTATCTCATTAAATCGAAGGACTTTAAAGGATAGAAAAGCTGCAATACCGCTTAATAAAAAGGCTAACAAAATCGGTTTATAATGATTCACCCGATTTCCATCAATAAATTCCCGTGCTGTTTTTCCGGGGTTTTGCATAATCTTCTTAACCGAATAGAAAAAGCCTTTGTTCGTATGAACCATTAAATATTGGGCTTCATCGATTACAAATTTTCTATCAATCCTTTTATATTTTTTCTGGCCACAGTGACTACAAAAATTTTCAAGTATGGGATGATTACAGTTCAGGCAGTTATTTTCCATTTTCAATAGTTGTCAAAGTGTTTTTATTTGGTGCGTCTTGATTTGAGTTCAGCCTCTATTTGATTCCATTTCATGATCCCTGGTAGTATAAAAAGTATTCCACACGGCATAACCGCTATCAGGCTGGTTTTCCCATTTTTAATAATCAGGTAAATTAGTGCAGTATATAATAAAAGTGCTACAATAGCTCCGCCAATTAATAAGCCTTTTAACAACGCTTTTTGTTTAGTAAGTTCCGCTATGGTGAACCCGGATAGTTTGTTCGTTTTCATAAGCATGGTGTTGGTTTAGTTACACTTCTGGAATGCCCAAAGTTATAAAAAAATGTTAAAACAACAACAACTATTCAATAGTATACAATCCGTTATCTTGCTAACTAATATAGTGAGGCTAAAGCATACAAAAAAGCACCTACAGTCCTGTAGATGCTTTAAAAATTACAGTGTAAATCTCGGATTTAAAAATATTGCTTAAGACATTGTTTAAGAACCCATAATAACATAATATAGTGCGGCCATATGTCCTATCCATAGAAACAATGATCCTAAACCTAAGATCTTTAATGTTAGACTGGGTTCCTGTTTTTTATATCTGTGTAGTCGTATTATATAGGACCATATACATACGAAAGCACCAACTATTACCGGACCGGAAAATAACAGTATTTTATACAACATAATTTTTTTATTTATTTATTTATCTTTACAATCATCATAATTATCTGCACACGTGTCTAACATGGAACTCAAATGCAGCGTTGCAGCGGTTAAACAAGCAGAAGCGACTACTCCACCTAAACAACCACCACACCAGGCCGAAGCAGCCCCTACTGCCATTCCTGCCGCTGCACATCCCGCATCTTCAATTATCCAGATGGACCAACTTCCCAGTTTACAACTTCCCAGTTTTTCTTCACAAGTTCTACCGGTTGTCGTATTTTCTAAAGCCGTATCAAAAACAAATTGCAAATCCGGTTGATCAATTACTACTAAATCATATCTCTTAGTTAGCGCCTTAACATAAGTGAAATTTTCTGTTTCAAATTTAAATGCCGCTTCAGCAGACTCAAAACCGATTGCTTTGGCTAAAATATTTTTTTCAGCCTCATCTAATTTTTCCTTTTTGAGCAGTTCATTTTTTAGCGCTCTATCAGATTTAAATTCAGAAAAGTATTCTAAATTTTTATACAGTTTAATAAAGTCCTCATCCTGAGCAATTGCTAAACCTAATTTTTTCAAATGTTCATTTTCTTTTGCTCCTCTTGCTGCTTGTTCAGTTTCCACTACTGCCTGTTCAGTCTTGGTTGCTGTCTGATCATCACCGCTACACGAGTATAAAACGATTGTAAATAATCCAGCCCCTAACAGGCTAAAAGCGACTTTTTGAAATTTCTTCATAATAAAAATATTAAAGTTAAAATAATAGAATAAATACAACTAAAAATTATATAAGTACATATAAATACAATTAAAATCAATTTTTTATATTTTAAACAGAATTGTAAACATAAACATTTAAAAACAAATAAAAAAAATATTATTCGTCATTTTTAAGATAAAATTATAATTAAAAAAAATTTTGACATAAAAAATAAACATTTTTTATGTCAAAATATATGAGTTTTGCAATAGATTCAACCTACAGATTCTCTCTGAATTTCTACCAATTCTAAACTCCCAAAGCGATACAATTATAAGCCGGTTCCTTCAGACAAAAAAGCGATTATTTTCACTCTTTTCATAATTAAAATATTGAGATAACATGGACTATTCATATTATACCAAATATAAACAAAAATATTTATTATAGAGAAATACATTAATTCTTTATTTTATACCAGTAGAGTTAAAATAGCTTCTGACGTATTGCCCTTTTATAAATTTACAAACTACCTAAAACCAATAATAAACAATGGAATATCTCTTAAATAGTAATTCTTATGCCTGAAGACAGTCAAATTATTGAAACGATTAGGACAATAAAAATACTTTAAAATTTTTCACAAATAAAGAATAGTATATAAACACTAAAAACCTATTTTTGTTTATAAAATATATCAAATTTTATAAACAATATGATTTAAGTAGAATGATTTTCGCAATAGGCAATACAAATTGTGCTTACAATGCTGTAAGCACTTTTAAGGCACGCTGATCTTTTTCATAAATCTATTCAGACAATCAACTGGAAATAATTTTTGTTATAGAATTTTATTTATGAAATTTGGAAATCTATACGTTACTCCAACCATTATCAACAAAAGCATATAAAATCTTCAAATTTTTTTATGAAATTCAACTATTTTATTGTATTTTTTTAACTATTTGTATTTTTTTTATTACTTTTAAAAATAATTACAACTTGATTTATTTTACGTATCCGCCCGGACCCCAAGGTGTATATATGATAATTTCATACACATAAATTAGTTGGTAGAAAATTTTAAAAAGCATACTGAACAGACGAATTGCTTGAAGATACAATAGAGTTCATTCAAGAAAATACGAAAATTTAGCAAAAAGTAAAAAATTAGTAAACCAGCGGGGCGGTACATTAATCTTAATTTAAAAATTAATAAAATAGTACCTAAAGCTATCGTCCTTGTGGTATACCGCATTAATATAAGGGGAGTAGCATAAAATTATGAAAAATATTAAATTTTTATTTTTGGGGATAGTTGCAATTCTACTATCTTGTAGTAATGAACATGAAAATCATAATAATGAACTTTCATTTACGGATGTAGAAAAACTATTCAAAATGAAAACATCATTCTCTGAAGTTTCAAAAAGTGTCATTTTAAACCACTATAGTTCTGTTGACAATTATTATAACTATGGCATTCAAAGAAAAAAGGAATTAGTTAGTAAAACAAAAAGCAGCGAGCGAACTGTACACACTACATATAAAGTACGATTAACAAATCCTCGTGCGGGCTTAAACACCACAATAGAGGTGTTGTGGCATGATTACATTTTAAATGCTGCAGAAGAACAAGGAATAGATTTGCCATATTCCTGTAGATGTGGAGCTGATTCTTCAAGTTTAGCGAAACAACTTTCAGGTTCCCCTGCAGATCAATCAGAACAAACTTTTTTAAACGAAGAACAAATTGATGCTGGCTGGGTATTACTTGATGTGGCTTCACCAACATCTGATTGTACCTTTTTGACACACCAGGAAGAAAACCTATATTAACTTATGAAAATATCACTTATTATTATAACACTGCTTGTTCAAGCAGTGTTATATTCTCAAAATGAACAAAAACCCAATATTCAAAGAACTGACAGTCTACAAATTTTCTTAAATGCAAAACAAAAAAAAATCGACAGTTTAAAAACGATTGATTTCGTCAATAGAAAGTATCAATATTTGGATGCCGATTTTAAAATCAAAATTGACAAAAATACCTTTAATAAAATACTTCTTAAAAACGCACCAAACATTAAAAGTTACAAGGATTCGTTAATGGTAGTACTTTATTATGAGCTTGGCGACAATGATGCAGTTAATATTGCATTTCATCGAATTCTTTTTAATTGGAAAAAAATGAGTTATTATATCTGGGAAAGCGAGCAAACAACAAAACAATTAGGTGAAAGCTTCGGTTTTAAACATCCACATAACTTTTTTGAATTTTTAAAAGATAATAATAATGAAAATTCCAAAAAAATAGAATTTTTAACGCAATTGCAACTTAACTTACAAAATAAGAAACTAGACAAAGTAGGTTTGAAACCATTTAATGAATTTTTAAATTATGCTTTTAAACATAATCCAAATAGAATAAAAGATAATGCAGCGTATAAAGCAAACCTTGCCAGGAATAAACATTGAAAAAGGCCAATCTTAACATTAAAAATCACCCACCCTTATTATCTCCTAAAAAAGAAAAACCCTTGACAATCAGCGACTATCAAGGGTTTTCTGTGGTCCCACCTGGGCTCGAACCAGGGACCACCTGATTATGAGTCAGGTGCTCTAACCAGCTGAGCTATAGGACCGGTTTAGAGGTTGCAATATTACCACTAATTTTTGTTTTTTGCAAATCTTTTTCGACAGATTTTATAAGCATGCACCAATTCAAAAGCTGTAAAAGTATAATCAACTGATTTTTAATCATTCCATACTATAAAATCTATTCCTGGATTTCCTGGCACAACTCGATCAAAACGCCATTGGTTCCCTTGGGATGCAGGAAAGCGACGAGTTTGTTGTCAGCTCCTTTTTTAGGAGTTTCATTCAGCACTACAAATCCTTCCCCCTGCAATCGGGCGATTTCGGCTACAATGTCTTCCACATCAAAAGCAATATGATGAATGCCTTCCCCTTTTTTGTCAATGAATTTTGCAATCGGGCTGTCGGATGTGGTGGCTTCCAGCAATTCTATCTTGTTGGGGCCGTTTCTGAAAAAAGAAGTTTTCACCCCTTCACTGGCTACTTCTTCCGATTTGTAGGCCGGAGCACCGAAAAGTTTTTCAAAAACCAGGTTGGATACTTCAAGGTCTTTCACTGCAATTCCGATATGTTCGATTTTTCTCATGTATAGCGTATAATTAGGATCGTAAAAGTATATTTTTAGTAGTATTGGCAGCAGCACGAAAATGATCATTTTAGCGCCATGGCCCTGATCTACTGCTGCAAATATAGAGATTGCGCCAAAAAAAACGTGCTGACGCAGAAAGTTTGCGATTTTAAAACTTAAAAAAGTAGTATTTTTGCCAAATGGAAACAAACAGACAGAAAAAAATAGGCGGAGTGATCCAAAAAGATTTGGTTGACATTCTGCAGGGTGAAGTACGAAAAAATGGGATTTCTAATTTAATTATTTCCGTTTCTAAAGTAAGCGTAACTACCGATTTATCCATAGCAAAAGTATACCTCAGCGTATTTCCTCAGGAAAAAGCACCGGAAATACTGGCTGCTGTGCGTTCGAATAGCCCACTAATCAAACATGATTTATCCCAAAGGGTAAAACTACAACTGCGTAAAGTGCCGAATTTATCTTTTTACATTGATGATTCTTTGGATTATATCGCTAAGATTGACGATGCGCTTGCCGGTAAAGAAAATCCTATCGAAAACCGTGATTTATTAGACAAACGCAAGAAATTTTAGATTGAATTTTGCCTTTTACATAGCGCGTCGGTATTTGTTTACACTCAGCAAAAGCAGTGCAATCAATTTTATTACCGGAATCACTTCTGCCAGTATTATCGTAGGAGCAGCGACTATGTTTGTGGTAATTTCTGCTTTTAGCGGATTAAAGGAATTCAGCCTTTCCTTTACGAATAATTTTGACCCTGACCTCAAAGTAACGAGTATCGTTGGCAAAACCATAACGATGACACCGGAACAGGAGCAAGCCCTGAAAAAAATGCCAGGCATTGCTTATTACAGCCGGATCATCGAAGAACGGGTGCTGTTTTCTTATGACGGCAAACAACAGGTCACCTACCTCAAAGGAATCGACAGCAATTACATCTATGTCAATCCGATCAAAGAAAAAGTAGCAGGACAATGGGTAGTTCCAAATTCCAACCAGGTGGTTATGGGCTTTGGCACCAGCGATAAGCTTTCCATACAACTCTATAACTTTGAAATTCCGCTGGAAGTTTTTATCCCAAAACCCGGCAAAGGCCAAATTGATGATCCAGACAAGGCATTCACCAAAGCCAGCCTGCGCCCTACAGGATTTTATTCCATCAATGAAGATTACGACTCCAAATATGTTTTTGCCGACCTGGATTTGGTGCAACATCTTATGGAATTCCAACCGAATACCATTTCCGGCCTTGAGATCAAGCTAAAACCTAATATTTCCGAAGACAGTGTCATGTCGGAACTGCAAAAGCTATTCGGGCCGAAAACGGATGTAAAAACAAGAGCACAACTCAATGATGCCCTGTACCGGATGCTAAACACGGAATTTATTGCAGTGTACCTCATCCTGACCCTCATCATTATCATGACGTTATTTACGCTGATTGGTGCTATTATCATGATGATCCTGGACAAGAAAAGCAATTTAAAAACCTTAGCAAGCCTTGGTGCCGAAATTCGGGAGCTGCGCAGGATATTTCTGCTGCAAGGCACTTTATTAACGCTTACCGGCTGTTTTATCGGGCTTTTTATCGGGATCATGCTGGTGATTTTACAGCTTAAATTCCAAATGTTTATGATTACGGACAATTTAGCCTATCCGGTTGCATTCTCCATTCAGAACATTTTTATTGTATTGGCAACGATTATGATACTGGGATTTATCGCTTCTAAAATTGCTTCTTCGCGTATTTCTAAAAAGCTTTTGGAATAAAATTATATATTTGCTTTCCTAAGTACTAAACCCGGATTATTACAGAACGCTTTAGAATTACTAAAGTTCCATACACCATTGATTCCTAATCCCCTATAGGAATAGTGTACGTTCCCGATTACCCATTATTATACCACCATCACATGACTGAAACGCAACAAAAGCAGGGAAAAATTGCTGCAATATTCGCACTAATCAAACAATCTTTACAAGGAAAGGAAATTGACTATACCACGGGTAGTATCAGGCGGTCCGTGATTTTACTGGCCATCCCGATGATGCTCGAAATGATGATGGAATCCGTGTTTGCATTGGTAGACCTTTATTTTGTTGGCCACCTTGAAGACAGCAGTTATGCCATACAAGCAGTAGGATTGACCGAATCGGTACTGACCATCACCTATTCCCTTGCAGTTGGAATGAGCATGGCCGCCACAGCGATTGTAGCCCGGAGAATTGGAGAGAAAAATCCGGAAGCTGCAGGAAAAGCAGGAATCCAGGCCATCCTGATTGCTGTAGCCATTACTTTACTACTCAGCATCGTTGGCTATGTCTTTGGTACCGATATCCTCCTTCTCATGGGGGCTTCTTCCGATGCAGCAGCCTACGGCACCAACTTTATGCGTATCATGATGGGAAGCAGTATTTTTATTATGCTGTTATTCCTGATCAATGGAATCTTCCGTGGTGCGGGTAATGCCGCCATCGCCATGAAAAGCCTTTGGATTGCCAATATCTGTAACATTATATTATGCCCCATATTTATCAACGGCTGGGGTCCCATTCCGGCATTTGGCCTTGAAGGCGCCGCAATTGCCACTACGATAGGACGTGGCATTGGGGTTTGCTATCAGTTGTACCATTTATTTAATGTGGGAAATACGCTCAAAATTACCGTAGCACACCTCAAACCGGACTTCCAACAAATGAAAGCGATTATTGTTGTAGCAGCGCCTGGTATCTTACAGTTCGTTATCGCTTCCTGTAGCTGGATTTTCCTGGCACACTTAGTCGCCACAACGGGTGGTGATCACGGCTCTGCCGGTTATCAAACGGCCTTACGCCTGATGATGTTCTTTATACTTCCTGCCTGGGGGCTCAGCAATGCCGTAGCCACTTTGGTAGGGCAAAATCTGGGAGCCGGACAGATTGAAAGAGCCGAAGAATCGGTACTAAAAACGGCCAAATACAATGTGATCTTTATGGTTATTATTACGATCCTTACTTTAGTTGGGGCCACGGTATTTGTATCGTTCTTTACAGAAGACATACTGGTACAGGAAATTGCTGTGCGCGCCATCCGGATCATGAGCCTGGGATATATTTTCTACGGGATCGGTATGGTATTGATCAATACTTTTAATGGTGCCGGTGATACCTGGACGCCAACCTATATCAATTTTTTCGGTTTCTGGCTTTTTCAGATTCCGTTGGCCTATGTGCTGGCAAACTATTTTAATATAAAAGAAGATGGTGTCTTTATTGCTATTCCGGTAGCCGAAACCGCCATCACGATTGCAGGATATATCCTGTTCAAAAAAGGAAAATGGAAACGCATACAAGTGTAAATTCTTTATTCCGGAAAGCGCCTATCGTATGTTTTGAACCCTAATTCTTTACATTATATCGTAGGGAATTATTAAACAGCATTTCCGATAGCTTCATGACCAATTTGCACTATCCAAAAAAGGCACTTTCCTACTTTTTAGGCGCTAAAAATAAGCTTTGGATGTATTAAAATAGGTTCCAAAATACTTACAACAGGTTCCCAACGTATTAAAAGGATTACCGAACGTATTCTACTACCTACGCCTACGTATTAAAAGTATTTCGAGACGTATTAAAAGGGTGACCTGAAGTATTAAAAAGAGATTTTAGTGTTTTTAGCCTAATAGCATCGTAACATGCAGGATCCACTTTTAGCTATAAAGCCGCTACTCACACCTTACCATAATTAGGAGCATAGTATAAAAAAGAGGCTGTCTCATGCATTATGAAACAGCCTCTTTTTTATTCTTCCTAAATATCTTCTATACAAATTGGAATTTTTCAAATACTTCCTGAATCTCATCCAGTGCTTTAAAAAGTCCTTCTGCATCATCTGTAGTTACTAATTTCTGGCGGTGTTCCTTAAAATTCGGAATTCCTTTGAAG
The Flavobacterium kingsejongi genome window above contains:
- a CDS encoding DUF3667 domain-containing protein — protein: MENNCLNCNHPILENFCSHCGQKKYKRIDRKFVIDEAQYLMVHTNKGFFYSVKKIMQNPGKTAREFIDGNRVNHYKPILLAFLLSGIAAFLSFKVLRFNEIMQDYYTQQKLSYTPLTNLMSFVSSYSAAIMVFLIPVISVFTKLLFRKWGQNYYEHVIMNAFFQCYYTIITVVLLYPFLYVFRHDSSVFAYLIGISMFAIPFIMVWFYKGFYHERSLRDIILKVLLFAFIGFVGYVITVFAIIIGMVIIQGPEALLKFQQPK
- a CDS encoding DUF4932 domain-containing protein, whose translation is MKLMIALLMVFASAAGVAKGNVISTVDQRVELLSIVFRLAGNPEYNMKLDKNYVKDIEDYFGAYRSHTVVSFAKKLHTEKGMGFSKVMFLAVALELKNNKFSIIKQSGNTLKGKWDEKDAIQFVALLNDFYKVAAFEKFFKDHETNYKDATSLFDHSVATFDQKWYLDYYGDHEVDYRVVIGFGNGGANYGPSVKPVGQKKLVYAIMGSWTFDEQGKPFFPEAVYLPYLIHEFNHSFIDHILEEDTTIEQQLKSSGEALLEAQKMAMKLEGYEDWHSLIDESLVRASVVRYLMDHGATATVVQQEITTQTQKGFVWIKDLVSLLGAYETSRDTYPTFKSFYPRIIAFFDAKAGEQK
- a CDS encoding MATE family efflux transporter → MTETQQKQGKIAAIFALIKQSLQGKEIDYTTGSIRRSVILLAIPMMLEMMMESVFALVDLYFVGHLEDSSYAIQAVGLTESVLTITYSLAVGMSMAATAIVARRIGEKNPEAAGKAGIQAILIAVAITLLLSIVGYVFGTDILLLMGASSDAAAYGTNFMRIMMGSSIFIMLLFLINGIFRGAGNAAIAMKSLWIANICNIILCPIFINGWGPIPAFGLEGAAIATTIGRGIGVCYQLYHLFNVGNTLKITVAHLKPDFQQMKAIIVVAAPGILQFVIASCSWIFLAHLVATTGGDHGSAGYQTALRLMMFFILPAWGLSNAVATLVGQNLGAGQIERAEESVLKTAKYNVIFMVIITILTLVGATVFVSFFTEDILVQEIAVRAIRIMSLGYIFYGIGMVLINTFNGAGDTWTPTYINFFGFWLFQIPLAYVLANYFNIKEDGVFIAIPVAETAITIAGYILFKKGKWKRIQV
- the mce gene encoding methylmalonyl-CoA epimerase produces the protein MRKIEHIGIAVKDLEVSNLVFEKLFGAPAYKSEEVASEGVKTSFFRNGPNKIELLEATTSDSPIAKFIDKKGEGIHHIAFDVEDIVAEIARLQGEGFVVLNETPKKGADNKLVAFLHPKGTNGVLIELCQEIQE
- the rbfA gene encoding 30S ribosome-binding factor RbfA, whose amino-acid sequence is METNRQKKIGGVIQKDLVDILQGEVRKNGISNLIISVSKVSVTTDLSIAKVYLSVFPQEKAPEILAAVRSNSPLIKHDLSQRVKLQLRKVPNLSFYIDDSLDYIAKIDDALAGKENPIENRDLLDKRKKF
- a CDS encoding ABC transporter permease; this encodes MFTLSKSSAINFITGITSASIIVGAATMFVVISAFSGLKEFSLSFTNNFDPDLKVTSIVGKTITMTPEQEQALKKMPGIAYYSRIIEERVLFSYDGKQQVTYLKGIDSNYIYVNPIKEKVAGQWVVPNSNQVVMGFGTSDKLSIQLYNFEIPLEVFIPKPGKGQIDDPDKAFTKASLRPTGFYSINEDYDSKYVFADLDLVQHLMEFQPNTISGLEIKLKPNISEDSVMSELQKLFGPKTDVKTRAQLNDALYRMLNTEFIAVYLILTLIIIMTLFTLIGAIIMMILDKKSNLKTLASLGAEIRELRRIFLLQGTLLTLTGCFIGLFIGIMLVILQLKFQMFMITDNLAYPVAFSIQNIFIVLATIMILGFIASKIASSRISKKLLE
- a CDS encoding 2Fe-2S iron-sulfur cluster-binding protein → MQRKKELVSKTKSSERTVHTTYKVRLTNPRAGLNTTIEVLWHDYILNAAEEQGIDLPYSCRCGADSSSLAKQLSGSPADQSEQTFLNEEQIDAGWVLLDVASPTSDCTFLTHQEENLY